A single window of Neospora caninum Liverpool complete genome, chromosome XII DNA harbors:
- a CDS encoding putative ftsJ-like methyltransferase domain-containing protein, with translation MGFAPELVINSWAKLYEILAQTPALPPLRGCLASQSFLDSHGGRSPAGPSIKSVHLCECPGGFIAATNHFIKTKTKGALGHVWRAVSLSPYHEGGNPSELLDDDVLYRHTEDLWLTGYDETGDIVKRRNIEFIWNHTSREPRTRENPTPFGLADLVTADGSFDVQFAPHLQEELTAPLVFAEVVCMLGLLNIKGTGIVKMYGLLSHQSISILAILSMCFNHVVLAKPSMSRPGNSELYAVCLEFVGIRSSFLSVLSRLVDSAHDVLGKQGKTLIPKHWIPEEFLQECVEAARFFASHQIQQIDRNLSPINFQDRIVKDVHFMTDWARNPFTNSTRRATRRRVQGTLQDRQRCHDLFEALHAARQLQWETAARLIDEEDGRGARGRAAAGRRIPFVKPEAAVRAVCAFVEAQRKQAEDGSGQSSALAVKETESLAQYLELLPRSGGRIDHEDHESPEAYDPTGPGGAPSKRLPFWLNLFGLHMKPRRTAASRQPASHSGGGAGAPGDLLSFFAGISGQSHAAEEDASADAAGAGNHLEEEQDEKEREEEKEQRERWTKELGEGLQRKDYLRPKSRWITPALAIRPFAVRLSRFADDQLMALLMEKRTRLPFVLPYLPSDYLVSEGDRSSSFAAAAPVSLPSSFTVDLALALLCLCPASPVASRSPDSTPREGAPGRGLQKLQAWRDSLARRYPSGYLELSSQGTEGCTDGEAGEARAEGEPPERGVLPDLVRRAQIPLSGAVLVNGVSACEEDERNALGDGCGVSRLPPFFDIPDWEDEQARRQRESEANAKTREREGPGRLDLLNEFERGTKSAELIQKFTSRCLTVRGGGDGRRPCAAGLVYADITGLERTDCQRAPQTQISFPVSPAVSASSPASFSFEWREEDVADQAFAELAEAEMRSGVLLVGQLLEVGKSSSSDSSTFGYLYLSALTVLESNGDFILRMHSAYMRFTASIVLLLAGAFSNAAFFAPASLAVWRNQRFFLGYALRPIEAAETKKILGTVWDRLVDTRAKTKREEEGRKTLEGPAGGNSREKNQDESIWTISQCLPAKLFTGLVPSTWLCRWNDFFLRAQIRDVDRRLALLAAARRRLLDAGDCSSAKLASSERASAGVCATSAEAERMHKKPRYGGEAPCMQETCWNAATADTETKAAEQRGGSPAGVSTEEDVAGALLLQPRSKREKVVARFLERLGVADFLLPEASPFRQCRSGSGASKKKAGRKAEDRSDEGKKKEDKSEEDKDGDGAREEEKAKPSAVPWESLLTEAAQSSDRVWGNVKFLSLQAICRAAVGDGVQRDNEEVFWRGSV, from the exons ATGGGGTTTGCGCCTGAATTGGTGATCAATTCCTGGGCGAAACTATACGAGATTCTCGCACAGACTCCGGCCCTGCCGCCACtccgcggctgcctcgcgtcGCAGAGTTTTCTCGACTCGCACGGCGGCCGGTCTCCGGCAGGCCCGAGCATCAAGAGTGTGCATCTCTGTGAATGCCCGGGCGGTTTCATTGCTGCGACAAATCATTTCATCAAAACCAAAACAA AAGGCGCCCTCGGCCACGTGTggcgcgccgtctcgctttcgccgtACCACGAAGGAGGCAATCCTTCTGAGCTGCTCGACGACGACgtgctgtacagacacaccGAGGACCTTTGGCTCACGGGCTACGACGAGACCGGGGACATtgtgaagaggcgaaacaTCGAATTCATTTGGAATCACACATCCAGGGAGCCGAGAACCCGAGAAAACCCCACGCCGTTCGGCCTG GCGGACCTCGTCACAGCCGACGGATCCTTCGACGTACAGTTCGCGCCGCACCTGCAAGAGGAGCTGACGGCGCCTCTTGTTTTCGCCGAGGTCGTTTGCATGCTCGGCCTCTTGAACATAAAAGGCACTGGCATCGTCAAGATGTacggccttctctcccaccAGTCGATCTCGATTCTCGCCATCTTAAGCATGTGCTTCAACCAT GTGGTTTTGGCGAAACCCTCCATGAGCCGCCCCGGGAATTCTGAGCTCTACGCTGTCTGCCTGGAGTTTGTCGGCAttcgctcttcctttctgtctgttcTCTCACGTCTTGTCGACTCGGCCCACGACGTTCTCGGAAAGCAAGGAAAAACTCTCATTCCCAAACACTGGATTCCCGAG GAATTTCTTCAAGAGTGCGTAGAAGCTGCCaggttcttcgcctcgcacCAGATTCAGCAGATCGACCGAAATCTGTC GCCGATAAACTTTCAAGACCGCATTGTCAAGGACGTTCACTTCATGACGGACTGGGCGAGGAATCCGTTCACCAACTCGACCAGGAGAGCCACGAG ACGAAGAGTGCAGGGCACGCTGCAAGACCGCCAGCGATGCCATGACCTCTTTGAGGCGCTGCACGCAGCTCGACAGCTCCAGTGGGAGACAGCGGCTCGGCTTATagacgaggaagatggaCGAGGGGCCAGAGGCAGGGCAGCAGCAGGGAGACGGATCCCTTTCGTCAAGCCTGAAGCGGCAGTGCGCGCGGTGTGCGCGTTTGTGGAGGCGCAGCGGAAGCAGGCCGAAGACG GGAGCGGGCAAAGTTCAGCTCTCGCTgtgaaggagacagagtctCTCGCTCAGTACCTGGAGCTGTTGCCGCGATCGG GCGGCCGGATCGACCACGAGGATCACGAGTCACCGGAGGCTTACGATCCGACCGGTCCAGGG GGGGCCCCATCGAAGCGCCTGCCGTTTTGGCTGAATCTTTTCGGGCTGCACATGAAGCCTCGTCGGACTGCGGCTTCACGGCAACCCGCGAGCCACtcgggaggcggcgcgggagcGCCCGGCGaccttctctcgttcttcgcggGCATTTCTGGACAGAGCCacgccgcggaagaagacgcctcAGCAGACGCCGCCGGCGCGGGAAATCAcctcgaagaagaacaagacgaaaaagagcgcgaagaagaaaaggaacagcgAGAGCGGTGGACGAAGGAGTTAGGAGAAGGCCTGCAGCGAAAGGACTACCTCAGGCCAAAGAGTCGATGGATCACACCAGCTCTTGCCATAC GGCCCTTCGCTGTCCGTCTTTCCCGGTTCGCGGACGACCAGCTCATGGCGTTGTTGATGGAGAAGCGGACCCGACTCCCCTTTGTCCTGCCGT ATCTTCCGTCGGATTACTTGGTCTCCGAGGGCgaccgttcttcctctttcgctgcggctgcgcccgtctcgcttccctcgaGTTTCACAGTCGACCTTGCCCTCGcgctcctgtgtctctgccccgcgtcgccagtcgcctctcgctcacCGGACTCCACTCCGCGGGAAGGCGCACCCGGGCGAGGTCTGCAGAAGCTCCAagcgtggagagacagcctgGCACGCCGGTACCCCTCAGGCTACCTGGAATTATCTTCACAGGGGACAGAGGGTTGTacagacggcgaggctggggaggcgcgcgcggaggGCGAGCCACCGGAACGCGGCGTGCTGCCGGACCTCGTTCGCCGAGCGCAAATCCCCCTGTCCGGGGCGGTCCTCGTCAACGGAGTCTCAGCCTgtgaggaagacgaacgaaACGCTctcggcgacggctgcggcgtttctcgcctcccgccgTTCTTCGACATCCCCGACTGGGAAGACGAacaagcgaggagacagagagaaagcgaggcaaaCGCGAAAACACGCGAACGAGAGGGCCCAGGGCGTCTCGATCTCCTGAACGAGTTCGAAAGAGGAACCAAGAGTGCGGAACTGATTCAG AAATTTACGTCGAGGTGCCTGACTGTTCGCGGTGGCGGCGACGGAAGAAGACCGTGCGCTGCTGGCCTCGTCTACGCTGACATCACTGGTTTAGAGCGAACGGACTGTCAACGCGCCCCTCAGACACAGatttcttttcctgtctccccggctgtctctgcttcatctcctgcttccttttctttcgagTGGCGTGAGGAGGACGTGGCCGACCAAGCATTCGCCGAGCTCGCAGAAGCGGAAATGAGGAGCGGCGTCCTCCTCGTTGGCCAGCTGCTCGAAGTGGGGaaatcctcttcttctgacTCGTCCACCTTTGGatatctgtatctctct GCTCTGACCGTCCTGGAGTCGAACGGCGACTTCATTCTTCGCATGCACTCCGCGTACATGCGGTTCACAGCCAGTATTGTCCTGCTGCTTgccggcgccttctcgaacGCAGCCTTCTTTGCACCCGCCTCGCTGGCCGTGTGGCGAAACcagcgcttctttctcggctACGCCTTGCGGCCCATCGAAgccgcagagacaaagaagatTCTCGGCACCGTCTGGGACAGGCTCGTGGACACGCGAGCGAAAACcaagcgcgaggaagaaggaagaaagacactCGAGGGCCCCGCGGGAGGGAActccagggagaagaaccaAGACGAATCCATCTGGACGATTTCTCAATGTCTGCCCGCCAAGCTCTTCACGGGCCTTGTCCCTTCCAC CTGGCTCTGCCGCTGGAACGACTTTTTCCTGCGGGCGCAGATTCGCGACGTGGACCGTCGACTCGCGCTGCTGGCCGccgcgcggcgccgcctgctGGATGCTGGCGACTGCTCGTCTGCAAAACTTGCGTCTTCGGAACGCGCGAGCGCGGGTGTCTGTGCGACGTCGGCCGAGgcagagcgcatgcacaagaAGCCGCGGTATGGGGGCGAGGccccgtgcatgcaggagacGTGCTGGAACGCCGCAACGGCAGATACTGAGACGAAGGCCGCGGAGCAGCGCGGCGGCAGTCCGGCAGGAGTCTCAACAGAGGAGGACGTTGCCGGTGCGCTTTTGCTACAGCCGCGAAGCAAACGGGAAAAGGTTGTTGCGCGTTTCCTGGAAAGACTCGGAGTCGCCG ATTTTCTGCTCCCCGAGGCTTCGCCCTTCCGGCAGTGCCGCTCTGGTTCGGGCGCCTcgaagaaaaaagcgggccggaaggcagaagatcggagcgacgaaggcaagaagaaagaagacaagagcgaggaagacaaggacggggacggcgcgcgtgaagaagagaaagcgaagcctTCTGCGGTGCCGTGGGAGTCGCTCTTGACGGAGGCTGCACAAAGCAGCGACCGCGTGTGGGGAAATGTGAAGTTTCTTTCGCTCCAAGCAATCTGTCGAGCCGCCGTCGGGGACGGCGTCCAACGCGACAACGAGGAGGTTTTCTGGCGGGGCAGCGTGTAG